A genomic segment from Microbacterium sp. SORGH_AS_0428 encodes:
- a CDS encoding TIGR00730 family Rossman fold protein has product MIARVAVYTGSAPGASPAYAEAAAAVGHALAASGVGLVYGGGRAGLMGVVADAALAAGGEVHGVIPQALVDAELAHPGLTRLEIVADMHERKTRMAELADAFVALPGGAGTLEELFEAWTWLQLGLHRKPVSLYDVDGYWTPLGAMLDGMVEAGFLTAAFRDTLGVAADPAALLAGFAAWEPPPPKWRR; this is encoded by the coding sequence ATGATCGCGCGCGTCGCCGTCTACACGGGCTCCGCCCCCGGCGCGTCGCCGGCCTACGCGGAGGCTGCGGCCGCGGTGGGCCACGCGCTCGCCGCATCCGGCGTCGGACTCGTGTACGGCGGCGGGCGTGCCGGGCTCATGGGCGTCGTGGCGGATGCGGCCCTCGCCGCCGGCGGCGAGGTGCACGGCGTGATCCCGCAGGCCCTGGTGGATGCCGAGCTCGCCCACCCCGGCCTCACCAGGCTCGAGATCGTGGCCGACATGCACGAGCGCAAGACGCGGATGGCGGAGCTCGCCGACGCGTTCGTGGCGCTGCCCGGCGGGGCGGGGACGCTCGAGGAGCTCTTCGAGGCGTGGACCTGGCTGCAACTGGGTCTGCACCGCAAGCCCGTCTCGCTCTACGACGTCGACGGCTACTGGACGCCTTTGGGGGCGATGCTGGACGGCATGGTCGAGGCCGGCTTCCTGACCGCGGCCTTCCGCGACACCCTCGGCGTCGCCGCCGACCCGGCAGCGCTGCTCGCGGGATTCGCGGCGTGGGAGCCGCCCCCGCCCAAGTGGCGGCGCTGA
- a CDS encoding Ppx/GppA phosphatase family protein encodes MRLGVLDIGSNTVHLLVADAHPGGRPLATTSHRTVLRLMRYLTPTGAISEEGVRALEDAVAEARETARREGVAELLATATSAVRDATNGELVIARIEEALGQPLQVLGGEDEARFTFLAVRRWLGWSAGQILLFDIGGGSLEIAAGSDELPERAASVPLGAGRMTVGYLPEDPPGEDAVERLRAHAAEVLAPVAAEFQALQRPDHVAGSSKAIRSLARLAGYPVPGWSGSERLLLPRQALGSWIPRLARLPASARQELPGITPDRTFQIVAGAVVLHTAMRTLDIDELEVSPWALREGVLLRYIEAMAWG; translated from the coding sequence GTGCGGCTCGGAGTTCTCGACATCGGTTCCAACACCGTGCATCTGCTCGTGGCGGATGCACACCCCGGCGGAAGGCCGCTCGCGACGACGAGTCACCGCACCGTCCTGCGGCTCATGCGCTACCTCACGCCCACGGGTGCGATCAGCGAAGAGGGCGTGCGCGCTCTCGAGGATGCGGTCGCCGAGGCCCGCGAGACCGCCCGGCGCGAGGGCGTCGCGGAGCTGCTCGCGACCGCGACCTCCGCGGTGCGCGATGCCACCAACGGTGAGCTCGTCATCGCCCGGATCGAGGAGGCGCTCGGCCAGCCCCTCCAGGTGCTCGGAGGGGAGGACGAGGCGCGCTTCACGTTCCTCGCGGTCCGACGCTGGCTCGGCTGGTCGGCGGGCCAGATCCTGCTCTTCGACATCGGCGGCGGCTCGCTGGAGATCGCGGCCGGTTCCGACGAGCTTCCCGAGCGCGCCGCATCCGTTCCCCTCGGCGCCGGCCGGATGACGGTGGGCTACCTCCCCGAGGATCCTCCGGGAGAGGATGCGGTCGAGCGCCTGCGCGCGCACGCCGCAGAGGTGCTCGCCCCCGTGGCCGCCGAGTTCCAGGCGCTGCAGCGCCCCGACCACGTGGCCGGTTCGTCGAAGGCCATCCGCTCGCTCGCCCGCCTCGCCGGCTACCCCGTGCCGGGATGGTCCGGGAGCGAACGGCTCCTGCTGCCGCGTCAGGCACTGGGTTCCTGGATCCCACGCCTGGCCCGCCTGCCCGCCAGCGCCCGCCAGGAACTGCCCGGGATCACCCCGGATCGCACGTTCCAGATCGTGGCGGGCGCGGTCGTGCTACACACCGCGATGCGCACACTCGACATCGACGAGCTCGAGGTGAGCCCGTGGGCGCTGCGGGAGGGCGTGCTGCTGCGCTACATCGAGGCCATGGCCTGGGGCTGA
- a CDS encoding TetR family transcriptional regulator — translation MPTQDEQQDSGRRVHNDSSQTGRARRIPRDELRRRVLDAAADLLADGAVSVGLHQLNMEELIRRVGVPRSSAFAAFGGKDQLLSALMLRLLEPRGPHPIGYSAATVQIATAVFEQYSDHLVGADGEPDPVGIERVLQESVRRAIGQNVLDTMASTEWKNYMALSVSVSSLPVDQQAEVRRALAASETRFLAEIADIYQRVLARVEREPVPGVTWLQIAAAGASLIEGMASKRLVGIEGIDDVVLREGIDGEEVPWELPALAFWSLLMGLTRAVGEPRHTA, via the coding sequence ATGCCAACTCAGGACGAACAACAAGACTCTGGACGCAGAGTCCACAACGATTCGTCACAGACGGGCCGCGCACGCCGCATCCCTCGTGACGAGCTACGCCGTCGCGTCCTGGATGCGGCGGCCGATCTCCTCGCCGACGGCGCGGTGAGCGTGGGACTGCACCAGCTCAACATGGAGGAGCTCATCCGGCGCGTCGGTGTGCCGCGAAGCTCGGCGTTCGCGGCGTTCGGCGGCAAGGACCAACTGCTCTCCGCGCTCATGCTGCGCCTGCTCGAGCCACGCGGCCCCCATCCGATCGGCTACTCCGCCGCCACCGTTCAGATCGCGACGGCGGTGTTCGAGCAGTACTCGGACCATCTGGTCGGCGCGGACGGCGAGCCCGACCCCGTCGGCATCGAGCGGGTTCTGCAGGAGTCCGTGCGCCGGGCCATCGGACAGAACGTGCTCGACACGATGGCCTCCACCGAGTGGAAGAACTACATGGCGCTCTCCGTCTCGGTCAGCTCGCTCCCCGTCGACCAGCAGGCGGAGGTGCGCCGTGCGCTCGCGGCGAGCGAGACCCGGTTCCTGGCGGAGATCGCGGACATCTATCAGCGAGTCCTCGCCCGCGTCGAGAGGGAGCCGGTTCCCGGCGTCACCTGGCTGCAGATCGCTGCGGCCGGAGCATCGCTCATCGAGGGCATGGCCAGCAAGCGTCTCGTCGGCATCGAGGGCATCGACGACGTGGTGCTGCGCGAGGGCATCGACGGCGAGGAGGTTCCCTGGGAGCTGCCGGCGCTGGCGTTCTGGTCGCTGCTGATGGGCCTGACCCGCGCGGTGGGAGAACCCCGTCATACGGCCTGA
- a CDS encoding ATP-binding protein gives MSADPPSDIALVDRAADQRQFSFVALTLGGTLSLAISAQAVLLLGINSVSLRGTDASPFIDLVIRVTINLCGVAIATLLAARARLILRTGIVRVAVLLWCAGAAAACRAAAQILVGIYPSPALALADAAIATLLLSGTFVFALQSVGSRRRARESERARLAQAAQATAALAALQDEELHVRREVADTLHGTLQGRVVMLQADLRDVASGLDGLQRQRIDRIREELDALRENELRAVSATLYPEGIDRGVVAALRALVSRIPAAIDASLAVVPSGAQPELDLGRRLALVRVAEEGVSNALRHGLAARIDIVLHVGFDDVTLSVRDDGVGVDPTAALSGLRRLTDRVEGLGGRLALTATEPGAELVARVPRR, from the coding sequence GTGAGCGCAGATCCGCCGAGCGACATCGCTCTTGTGGATCGGGCCGCCGATCAGCGGCAGTTCTCCTTCGTCGCCCTGACCCTGGGCGGCACTCTTTCGCTGGCCATCAGCGCCCAGGCCGTGCTCCTGCTCGGGATCAATTCCGTGTCTCTGCGCGGCACCGATGCATCGCCGTTCATCGATCTCGTCATCCGCGTGACGATCAACCTCTGCGGCGTGGCGATCGCGACGCTCCTCGCAGCCCGTGCCCGCCTCATCCTGCGTACCGGGATCGTCCGCGTCGCGGTGCTGCTCTGGTGCGCCGGCGCCGCTGCCGCGTGCCGCGCCGCGGCGCAGATCCTCGTCGGGATCTATCCGTCCCCGGCGCTCGCGCTCGCGGATGCGGCCATCGCGACACTGCTCCTGTCGGGCACGTTCGTGTTCGCCCTGCAGAGCGTCGGCTCTCGCCGGCGCGCGCGCGAGTCCGAGCGGGCCCGGCTCGCGCAGGCCGCGCAGGCGACGGCGGCGTTGGCCGCGCTGCAGGATGAGGAGCTCCACGTGCGACGGGAGGTCGCGGACACTCTCCACGGCACGCTGCAGGGACGCGTCGTCATGCTGCAGGCCGACCTGCGCGATGTGGCCTCCGGGCTCGACGGCCTCCAGCGCCAACGGATCGACCGGATCCGCGAGGAACTGGACGCGCTGCGGGAGAACGAGCTGCGGGCCGTGAGCGCAACCCTCTACCCCGAGGGCATCGATCGAGGTGTGGTCGCCGCTCTCCGGGCGTTGGTCTCCCGCATCCCGGCCGCGATCGACGCATCCCTCGCCGTCGTCCCTTCGGGAGCCCAGCCCGAGCTCGACCTCGGGCGTCGCCTCGCACTCGTGCGTGTCGCCGAGGAGGGGGTCTCGAACGCCCTCCGGCACGGGCTCGCCGCACGGATCGACATCGTGCTGCACGTCGGCTTCGACGACGTGACGCTCAGCGTGCGCGACGACGGCGTCGGGGTGGACCCGACCGCCGCTCTGAGCGGGCTGCGCCGTCTGACCGACCGGGTGGAGGGCCTGGGAGGACGCCTCGCGCTGACAGCGACGGAGCCCGGAGCCGAACTCGTCGCTCGCGTGCCGCGCCGCTGA
- the alr gene encoding alanine racemase has product MSTLPAGVMREAIIDVEAIADNVRHLRRLTGVEVIAVVKADGYGHGAARSAAAALAGGATRIGVADVTEALALRRAGIDAPILAWLHAPGASFGEAVERGIELGVSNMDQLNAAAAAGSGDRPAVLHLKLETGLGRNGASPADYAALFAEAARWERLGRVRVIGIFSHLSNASAEDDLAALARFEDAVAAASVAGLTPRLHHIAATHAALALPQTRLNCVRIGIGIYGLSPFDDRSSADLGLRPAMTLRAAVAAVRRVGARQGVSYGYDYRTDGDTTLALVPLGYADGVPRQASGAGPVRIAGERHRVAGRIAMDQFVVDVGDAAVHVGDEVVLFGDPTLGVPSATDWAAAAGTINYEIVTRIGARVPRRHIER; this is encoded by the coding sequence ATGAGTACGCTGCCGGCCGGGGTCATGCGAGAAGCGATCATCGATGTCGAGGCGATCGCCGACAACGTGCGTCATCTGCGTCGCCTGACGGGCGTCGAGGTCATCGCCGTCGTCAAGGCCGACGGCTACGGGCACGGAGCCGCCAGGTCCGCCGCGGCGGCGCTTGCCGGCGGTGCGACGCGCATCGGCGTCGCCGACGTGACCGAGGCGCTGGCGCTGCGGCGCGCGGGGATCGACGCGCCCATCCTCGCCTGGCTGCACGCCCCCGGCGCCTCCTTCGGCGAGGCGGTCGAGCGCGGCATCGAGCTGGGCGTGTCGAACATGGATCAGCTGAACGCGGCTGCCGCCGCCGGAAGCGGTGACCGCCCCGCTGTGCTGCACCTCAAGCTCGAGACCGGACTGGGGCGCAACGGCGCCTCGCCCGCCGACTACGCCGCGCTGTTCGCGGAGGCCGCCCGGTGGGAGCGACTGGGCCGGGTGCGCGTGATCGGCATCTTCAGCCACCTCTCCAACGCGTCCGCCGAGGACGACCTGGCGGCGCTCGCGCGCTTCGAGGATGCGGTGGCCGCCGCATCCGTCGCGGGACTGACTCCGCGCCTGCACCACATCGCCGCCACCCATGCCGCCCTCGCGCTGCCGCAGACCCGCCTGAACTGCGTGCGCATCGGGATCGGCATCTACGGCCTGTCGCCTTTCGATGACCGTTCCTCCGCCGACCTGGGCCTGCGCCCGGCGATGACGCTGCGCGCCGCCGTCGCCGCCGTCAGGCGCGTCGGCGCCAGGCAGGGCGTCTCGTACGGGTACGACTACCGCACGGACGGCGACACGACGCTCGCGCTCGTGCCGCTGGGCTACGCCGACGGGGTACCGCGCCAGGCCTCGGGCGCGGGGCCGGTGCGGATCGCGGGCGAGCGTCACCGTGTCGCCGGGCGGATCGCGATGGATCAGTTCGTCGTCGACGTCGGCGACGCCGCGGTGCACGTGGGCGACGAGGTCGTCCTCTTCGGCGATCCGACGCTCGGGGTGCCCTCGGCGACGGACTGGGCGGCGGCGGCCGGCACCATCAACTACGAGATCGTCACGCGGATCGGCGCGCGCGTTCCCCGACGCCACATCGAGCGATGA
- the glmS gene encoding glutamine--fructose-6-phosphate transaminase (isomerizing) produces the protein MCGIVGYVGPRPSQDILISGLARLEYRGYDSAGIAVIDADGDLGMRKRAGKLSVLRDDLARVPLADGTTGIGHTRWATHGGPTDANAHPHLADDDKLAVIHNGIIENFAALKAELVSEGYTFRSETDTEVAAVLIGREYAASGDLIAAFRATVGRFEGAYTLLAMHKDHPGLVVAARRNSPLVIGLGEGENFLGSDVAAFVEHTRHALAIGQDEIVAITPDGVEVTDFAGNVVEPEPFEVTWDAAAAEKGGWSSFMAKEVSEEPEAVANTIRGRIRDGVVVVPELDGLDELFVDIDRVVIIAAGTAAYAGQTGKYALELWTRIPVDVELAHEFRYRDPVIGARTLVVSISQSGETMDTLMAVKYARERGARTLSICNTQGATIPRESDAIVYTHAGPEVAVASTKAFVAQITAIYLLALHIARVRGSLTSAEVADHVRELESVPGKISTILETQQERITQLAHWMADTRSVLFLGRHVGYPIALEGALKLKEISYIHAEGFAAGELKHGPIALIEPGQPVFVIVPSPRESSVLHDKVVSNIQEIRARGARVIVIAEEGDASVLPFSDEVLHIPLAGPLFEALLAVVPLHIFAMGLATAKGLDVDQPRNLAKSVTVE, from the coding sequence ATGTGTGGCATCGTCGGATATGTCGGCCCTCGGCCGAGCCAGGACATCCTGATCTCGGGTCTGGCCCGTCTCGAGTACCGCGGATACGACTCGGCCGGCATCGCGGTGATCGATGCCGACGGCGACCTCGGGATGCGCAAGCGCGCCGGCAAGCTCAGCGTGCTGCGCGACGACCTCGCACGCGTCCCCCTCGCCGACGGCACGACCGGTATCGGACACACGCGGTGGGCGACCCACGGCGGTCCGACGGATGCGAACGCGCACCCGCATCTGGCCGACGACGACAAGCTCGCCGTCATCCACAACGGCATCATCGAGAACTTCGCGGCCCTCAAGGCCGAGCTCGTCAGCGAGGGCTACACGTTCCGCAGCGAGACCGACACGGAGGTCGCCGCGGTCCTGATCGGCCGCGAGTACGCGGCATCCGGCGACCTGATCGCCGCCTTCCGCGCGACCGTCGGCCGCTTCGAGGGCGCCTACACGCTGCTCGCGATGCACAAGGACCACCCGGGCCTCGTCGTGGCTGCGCGCCGCAACTCCCCGCTGGTGATCGGCCTGGGCGAGGGCGAGAACTTCCTCGGCTCCGACGTGGCCGCCTTCGTCGAGCACACCCGTCACGCGCTCGCGATCGGCCAGGACGAGATCGTCGCCATCACCCCCGACGGCGTCGAGGTCACGGACTTCGCCGGCAACGTCGTGGAGCCCGAGCCGTTCGAAGTGACCTGGGATGCCGCCGCCGCCGAGAAGGGCGGATGGTCCTCGTTCATGGCGAAGGAGGTCTCCGAGGAGCCCGAGGCCGTCGCCAACACGATCCGCGGCCGCATCCGCGACGGCGTCGTCGTCGTCCCCGAGCTCGACGGACTGGACGAGCTCTTCGTCGACATCGATCGCGTGGTCATCATCGCGGCGGGTACGGCGGCGTACGCCGGGCAGACCGGCAAGTACGCGCTGGAGCTGTGGACCCGCATCCCGGTCGACGTCGAGCTCGCGCACGAGTTCCGCTACCGCGACCCGGTGATCGGTGCCCGCACGCTCGTCGTCTCGATCAGCCAGTCGGGCGAGACCATGGACACCCTCATGGCCGTCAAGTACGCCCGCGAACGCGGCGCACGCACGCTCTCCATCTGCAACACGCAGGGCGCCACCATCCCGCGCGAGTCGGACGCGATCGTCTACACGCACGCCGGTCCCGAGGTAGCCGTGGCCTCGACCAAGGCCTTCGTCGCGCAGATCACCGCGATCTACCTGCTCGCGCTGCACATCGCTCGCGTGCGCGGATCGCTGACGAGCGCCGAGGTCGCCGACCACGTGCGCGAGCTCGAGTCGGTGCCCGGCAAGATCAGCACCATCCTCGAGACCCAGCAGGAGCGCATCACGCAGCTCGCGCACTGGATGGCCGACACCCGTTCGGTGCTGTTCCTCGGGCGCCACGTCGGTTACCCGATCGCGCTGGAGGGTGCCCTCAAGCTCAAGGAGATCTCCTACATCCACGCGGAGGGCTTCGCCGCGGGCGAGCTCAAGCACGGGCCCATCGCGCTGATCGAGCCCGGCCAGCCGGTGTTCGTGATCGTGCCGTCGCCGCGGGAGTCCTCGGTGCTCCACGACAAGGTGGTCTCCAACATCCAGGAGATCCGGGCGCGCGGCGCCCGTGTCATCGTGATCGCGGAGGAGGGTGACGCGAGCGTGCTGCCGTTCTCCGACGAGGTGCTGCACATCCCGCTCGCCGGTCCCCTGTTCGAGGCGCTGCTGGCGGTCGTCCCGCTGCACATCTTCGCGATGGGCCTCGCGACGGCGAAGGGTCTGGATGTGGACCAGCCGCGCAACCTGGCCAAGTCGGTCACGGTCGAGTAA
- a CDS encoding response regulator transcription factor produces the protein MARLRIALVEDQPLYRDMLVGLLRAVPDFDLVVAAGSAAETADFPRDLDVALLDITLPDGDGIEVGRRLQERQSSLSIVLLSAVDRLNTLLDVPEEQRRRWSYLSKTSALSAPSLVSALRASAGGRSVLDRELVERRRARPRGRLAALSTRQFEVLTLLAEGLTNTAIARRLNLADRSVDNHVNAVYSALGLGGDAERNPRVSAVRIFLEESA, from the coding sequence GTGGCGAGACTGCGCATCGCACTCGTCGAGGACCAGCCTCTCTACCGCGACATGCTCGTGGGCCTCCTGCGCGCCGTCCCCGATTTCGATCTCGTTGTCGCCGCCGGCTCCGCCGCGGAGACCGCAGACTTTCCCCGCGATCTCGATGTCGCACTGCTGGACATCACCCTTCCCGACGGCGACGGCATCGAGGTGGGCCGTCGGCTGCAGGAGCGCCAGAGCTCGCTGTCGATCGTGCTCCTGTCGGCCGTGGACCGCCTCAACACCCTGCTCGACGTGCCGGAAGAGCAGCGTCGCCGATGGAGCTACCTCTCCAAGACCTCCGCACTGTCGGCGCCGTCGCTGGTCTCCGCCCTCCGCGCCAGCGCGGGCGGACGCAGCGTGCTCGATCGCGAGCTCGTCGAGCGTCGCCGCGCGCGCCCGCGGGGTCGCCTCGCCGCCCTCAGCACACGTCAGTTCGAGGTGCTGACCCTGCTGGCCGAAGGACTGACGAACACCGCCATCGCCCGCCGGCTCAATCTCGCCGACCGCTCCGTCGACAACCACGTCAACGCCGTGTACAGCGCCCTGGGACTCGGCGGGGATGCGGAGCGCAACCCGCGCGTGAGCGCCGTGCGCATCTTCCTCGAGGAGAGCGCGTGA
- the tsaB gene encoding tRNA (adenosine(37)-N6)-threonylcarbamoyltransferase complex dimerization subunit type 1 TsaB, which yields MFLGIDTSLGTALAVIDPDGVVRAEVSSDNPLGHAEVIGDLLLTVTEAARTTAAHGSGLGAADDARITHVVAGMGPGPFTGLRIGIAAARAFALARGVPVVPVASHDAVALGVLLAAAMEDADAGTFAVVTDARRREFAYTVYRGLDDDGLPERITGPALSPRDELDDRLAALGAARIDATAIPATVLALCGARAVAAGRTIAADEPLYLRSPDVTSPHAPKRVGS from the coding sequence GTGTTCCTCGGCATCGACACCTCGCTCGGAACGGCGCTCGCCGTCATCGATCCCGACGGCGTCGTGCGCGCCGAGGTCTCCAGCGACAACCCTCTCGGCCACGCCGAGGTCATCGGCGACCTGCTGCTCACCGTGACGGAGGCCGCGCGCACCACGGCAGCGCACGGCTCGGGCTTGGGCGCCGCCGATGATGCGCGCATCACGCACGTCGTCGCCGGTATGGGACCCGGTCCGTTCACGGGGCTGCGGATCGGCATCGCCGCCGCACGCGCCTTCGCCCTCGCCCGCGGCGTGCCCGTGGTGCCCGTCGCCAGCCACGACGCCGTCGCGCTGGGCGTGCTGCTCGCGGCGGCGATGGAGGACGCCGACGCCGGCACCTTCGCCGTCGTCACCGACGCGCGGCGGCGGGAGTTCGCGTACACGGTCTACCGGGGCCTCGACGACGACGGCCTGCCCGAGCGGATCACCGGTCCCGCCCTCAGCCCGCGCGACGAGCTGGACGACCGGCTCGCGGCGCTGGGTGCCGCGCGCATCGACGCGACGGCGATTCCCGCCACCGTCCTGGCCCTGTGCGGCGCGCGCGCCGTCGCCGCCGGCCGCACGATCGCCGCGGACGAACCGCTGTACCTGCGTTCGCCCGACGTCACGAGTCCGCACGCGCCCAAGCGGGTGGGGTCGTGA
- the coaA gene encoding type I pantothenate kinase, whose translation MPEETTLPAASAESLYREIERADWARLARGMDQPLTEAEVVQLRGLGDMLDVTEVREVYVPLSRLLSLRASATKRLGAEESTFLGEPDETTPFVIGVAGSVAVGKSTIARLLRELLSRWPGTPRVELVTTDGFLYPNAELERRGLMDRKGFPESYDRRALIAFLTAVKSGAAEVQAPYYSHMRYDIVPDAHTSVHRPDVVIVEGLNVLQPPPVPHDVAVSDLFDFSIYVDAEPEHIQRWYTDRFLALRDAAFSNPNSFFRVLADISDEDARERAAYYWNSINLPNLIENVLPTRHRASLVLRKGASHAVETVLLRKL comes from the coding sequence GTGCCAGAGGAGACCACCCTGCCGGCGGCGTCAGCCGAGTCCCTGTACCGCGAGATCGAGCGCGCCGACTGGGCCCGGTTGGCCCGCGGCATGGACCAGCCGCTGACCGAGGCCGAGGTCGTGCAGCTGCGCGGCCTGGGCGACATGCTCGACGTCACCGAGGTGCGCGAGGTGTACGTGCCCCTCAGTCGACTGCTGTCGCTGCGGGCATCCGCCACCAAGCGCCTCGGCGCCGAGGAGAGCACCTTCCTGGGCGAGCCCGACGAGACCACGCCGTTCGTCATCGGCGTGGCGGGCTCCGTCGCCGTCGGGAAGTCCACGATCGCCAGGCTGCTGCGCGAGCTCCTGAGCCGTTGGCCGGGCACACCCCGCGTGGAGCTCGTCACGACCGACGGCTTCCTCTATCCGAACGCGGAGCTCGAGCGGCGCGGGCTGATGGACCGCAAGGGCTTCCCCGAGTCCTACGACCGCCGCGCACTGATCGCGTTCCTCACGGCGGTGAAGTCGGGGGCCGCCGAGGTGCAGGCGCCGTACTACTCGCACATGCGGTACGACATCGTCCCCGACGCGCATACGAGCGTGCACCGGCCCGACGTCGTGATCGTCGAAGGCCTCAACGTGCTGCAGCCTCCGCCCGTTCCGCACGACGTCGCGGTGAGCGACCTGTTCGACTTCTCGATCTACGTGGACGCCGAACCCGAGCACATCCAGCGCTGGTACACCGACCGGTTCCTCGCGCTGCGCGATGCCGCGTTCAGCAACCCGAACTCGTTCTTCCGGGTGCTCGCGGACATCTCCGACGAGGATGCGCGCGAGCGGGCCGCGTACTACTGGAACAGCATCAACCTGCCGAACCTCATCGAGAACGTGTTGCCCACGCGGCACCGCGCCTCGCTCGTGCTGCGCAAGGGCGCCTCCCACGCCGTCGAGACGGTGCTCCTGCGCAAGCTCTGA
- the tsaE gene encoding tRNA (adenosine(37)-N6)-threonylcarbamoyltransferase complex ATPase subunit type 1 TsaE, with product MDELLGEREIASPQDMEQLGRQIGERVHAGDVVVLTGALGAGKTTLTRGIAAGLGVRGPIQSPTFVIARTHPSLTGGAPLVHVDAYRLGSAAELDDLDIDLPGSVVVVEWGHGLIEAIADSWWEVELDREWDGRGVDSACGTYQRHNDELDAETPRLVTITHHTV from the coding sequence ATGGACGAGTTGCTCGGCGAGCGCGAGATCGCCTCTCCGCAGGACATGGAGCAGCTGGGTCGGCAGATCGGTGAGCGCGTGCACGCGGGCGATGTCGTCGTGCTGACGGGGGCGCTGGGCGCGGGCAAGACCACCCTGACCCGGGGGATCGCCGCGGGTCTCGGCGTGCGCGGCCCGATCCAGAGCCCCACGTTCGTGATCGCCCGCACGCATCCCTCCCTCACGGGAGGAGCCCCCCTGGTCCACGTGGACGCCTACCGGTTGGGCTCGGCGGCGGAACTGGACGACCTCGACATCGACCTGCCGGGCTCGGTCGTGGTCGTGGAATGGGGCCACGGACTCATCGAGGCGATCGCGGACTCCTGGTGGGAGGTCGAGCTCGACCGCGAGTGGGACGGTCGCGGCGTGGACAGCGCCTGCGGCACATATCAGCGCCACAACGACGAGCTGGATGCCGAGACGCCCCGTCTGGTCACGATCACCCACCACACGGTCTGA
- a CDS encoding holo-ACP synthase — MIVGIGVDLVDVPRFERTLARTPGLLARLFSPAERVLKPRSLAARYAAKEALIKALGGSDGVHWVEIEVASEPSGRPIFALTGSTAEVVAARGIVALHLSMSHDAGLATAYVVAEAAPA; from the coding sequence ATGATCGTCGGAATCGGCGTCGACCTGGTCGACGTGCCGCGGTTCGAGCGCACGCTCGCGCGCACGCCGGGACTGCTGGCCCGCCTCTTCTCACCCGCCGAGCGCGTGCTGAAGCCGCGCTCGCTCGCCGCACGCTACGCCGCAAAGGAGGCGCTGATCAAGGCGCTGGGTGGCTCGGACGGCGTGCACTGGGTCGAGATCGAGGTGGCCTCGGAGCCCTCGGGGCGACCGATCTTCGCGCTGACCGGTTCCACGGCCGAGGTGGTCGCCGCGCGCGGCATCGTGGCCCTGCACCTGTCGATGAGCCACGATGCGGGCCTCGCCACGGCGTACGTCGTCGCTGAGGCGGCACCCGCATGA